From Pongo pygmaeus isolate AG05252 chromosome 1, NHGRI_mPonPyg2-v2.0_pri, whole genome shotgun sequence, one genomic window encodes:
- the LOC129032947 gene encoding pancreatic alpha-amylase-like has protein sequence MKFFLLLLTIGFCWAQYSPNTQQGRTSIVHLFEWRWVDIALECERYLAPKGFGGVQVSPPNENVAIYNPFRPWSERYQPVSYKLCTRSGNEDEFRNMVTRCNNVGVHIYVDAVINHMCGNAVSAGTSSTCGSYFNPGSRDFPAVPYSGWDFNDGKCKTGSGDIENYNNATQVRDCRLVGLLDLALEKDYVRSKIAEYMNHLIDIGVAGFRLDASKHMWPGDIKAILDKLHNLNSKWFPEGSKPFIYQEVIDLGGEPIKSSEYFGNGRVTEFKYGAKLGTVIRKWNGEKMSYLKNWGEGWGFMPSDRALVFVDNHDNQRGHGAGGASILTFWDARLYKMAVGFMLAHPYGFTRVMSSYRWPRQFQNGKDVNDWVGPPNNNGVIKEVTINPDTICGNDWVCEHRWCQIRNMVIFRNVVDGQPFTNWYDNGSNQVAFGRGNRGFIVFNNDDWSFSLTLQTGLPAGTYCDVISGDKINGNCTGIKIYVSDDGKAHFSISNSAEDPFIAIHAESKL, from the exons ATGAAGTTCTTTTTGTTGCTCTTAACCATTGGGTTCTGCTGGGCTCAGTATTCCCCAAATACACAACAAGGACGGACATCTATTGTTCATCTGTTTGAATGGCGATGGGTTGATATTGCTCTTGAATGTGAGCGATATTTAGCTCCCAAGGGATTTGGCGGGGTTCAG GTCTCTCCACCAAATGAAAATGTTGCAATTTACAACCCTTTCAGACCTTGGTCGGAAAGATACCAACCAGTTAGCTATAAATTATGCACAAGATCTGGAAATGAAGATGAATTTAGAAACATGGTGACTAGATGTAACAATGTTGGG GTTCATATTTATGTGGATGCTGTAATTAATCATATGTGTGGTAATGCTGTGAGTGCAGGAACAAGCAGTACCTGTGGAAGCTACTTCAACCCTGGAAGTAGGGACTTTCCAGCAGTCCCATATTCAGGATGGGATTTTAATGATGGTAAATGTAAAACTGGAAGTGGAGATATCGAGAACTACAATAATGCTACTCAG GTCAGAGATTGTCGTTTGGTTGGTCTTCTTGATCTTGCACTGGAGAAAGATTATGTGCGTTCCAAGATTGCCGAATATATGAACCATCTCATTGACATTGGTGTTGCAGGGTTCAGACTTGATGCTTCCAAGCACATGTGGCCTGGAGACATAAAGGCAATTTTGGACAAACTGCATAATCTAAACAGTAAATGGTTCCCTGAAGGAAGTAAACCTTTCATTTATCAGGAG GTAATTGATCTGGGTGGTGAGCCAATTAAAAGCAGTGAGTACTTTGGAAATGGCCGGGTGACAGAATTCAAGTATGGTGCAAAACTTGGCACAGTTATTCgcaagtggaatggagagaagatgtcttacttaaa gaaCTGGGGAGAAGGTTGGGGTTTCATGCCTTCTGACAGAGCACTTGTCTTTGTGGATAACCATGACAATCAACGAGGACATGGGGCTGGAGGAGCCTCTATACTTACCTTCTGGGATGCTAG GCTGTATAAAATGGCAGTTGGATTTATGCTTGCTCATCCTTATGGATTTACACGAGTAATGTCAAGCTACCGTTGGCCAAGACAGTTTCAAAATGGAAAA GATGTTAATGATTGGGTTGGGCCACCAAATAATAATGGCGTAATTAAAGAAGTTACTATTAATCCAGACACTATTTGTGGCAATGACTGGGTCTGTGAACATCGATGGTGCCAAATAAG GAACATGGTTATTTTCCGCAATGTAGTGGATGGCCAGCCTTTTACAAACTGGTATGATAATGGGAGCAACCAAGTGGCCTTTGGAAGAGGAAACAGAGGATTCATTGTTTTCAACAATGATGACTG gtcattttctttaactttgcAAACTGGTCTTCCTGCTGGCACATACTGTGATGTCATTTCTGGAGATAAAATTAATGGCAATTGCACAGGCATTAAAATCTACGTTTCTGATGATGGCAAAGCTCATTTTTCTATTAGTAACTCTGCTGAAGATCCATTTATTGCAATTCATGCTGAatctaaattataa